Genomic DNA from Deltaproteobacteria bacterium:
CCGGAAGGATTGTCGGCAAAAGGGTGGTGGAATTTCTGGAGGGCTATGAGGTCCGGTTCGATACCCAGGTGATCCAGGACGCTTATAACAAAGAAGAAGGACATATCAAAACAATCATTCAAAGACAGAACGGCCCGGAAAAGGTTTTTGCCCTGAGGAAAATTCTTCAAGATGAACTGATGGACCGGGTATCCATCTTCCGTAATGGTCCGGACCTTCAGAAGGCCGTGGGAAAATTACAGGAACTCTACGATCGGTCCGACCGGATCGGACTCCATTCCCAGGACCAGGGGGTGAATCCGGAGCTTACCCTGGCCATACGATTCAAGGGGATGGTCCGTCTGGCCCTTTGTGTGGCCCACGGGGCCTTGATGCGTACGGAAAGCCGGGGGTGTCATGCCCGGGAAGATTTTCCGGAGAGGAATGACCGGGACTGGCTGAAAAGGACCCTGGCCTTCTGGAAGGAGGGAGATACCCTTCCCGGGTTGTCCTATGAGCCGAATTCCAGGGTCTGGGAACTTCCTCCCGGCGACCGGGGCTACGGTGCCGCAAAAATCATCTGTTCGGAAGATCCGGTGGTCTGCGGCCTTGAACCTGGGGAGCCGACCGCGGCGTTCAATGAATAAAGGCTATGATGAGTTCGTAAAAAATCGCTGGAATTCGCATTACGTCATTCCGGCGAAAGCCGGAATCCAGGTTCAATGGTTTGGTTCCCGGTTTTCACCGGGACGGTGTCTGAACCCCGGACATGCCCCGGACCCCGGATCTAATTCGGGGCAGGCTCTGATCCGGGGTGCGCCGGGGTGACGGCCCGGGAGACTTGTTACGAAGCCGTCAGCTATGAGAGATCCGCTAATAATCGAGGAAATTTTTATGGCCAGAGATTTAACCTTTCATATCTTTCGTTATCATCCGGAAGATCCGCAGTCTTATCCGCATCTGGAGACCTTCCATCTGGAAGAAACGGTCGGCATGACCCTTTTTATCGTGCTTACCCGGATTCGGGAAGAACAGGACCCCACGCTGCAATTTGATTTTTGTTGCCGGGCCGGGATGTGCGGCTCCTGCGCCATTCTCATCAACGGCCGGCCGGACCTGGCCTGCCATACCAAGACCATGGACCTGCCGGAGGAAATTACCCTCCTGCCCCTGCCGGTCTTCAATCTGGTGGGGGATCTGTCGGTAGACAAAGGCAGTTGGTTCCGGAAAATGAATGAACGGGTCGAGTCCTGGATCCATAGGGATGGATCATTTGATCCGGCCGCCCTGGAAGAACGCATGGATAACCGGACGGCTGTTGAGATCTATGAGCTGGAAAGATGCATCGAATGCGGCTGCTGTGTAGCCGCTTGCGGGACGGCCAATATGCGGCCTGATTTTTTAGGGGCCGTGGCCTTAAACCGTATCGCCCGCTTTATGGTCGATCCCAGGGACCAGCGAAAAGAGCAGGATTATTTTGAGATCGTCGGTACGGATGAGGGGATTTTCGGCTGTATGGGGCTTTTGGGTTGTGAAGATATCTGCCCCAAGAATCTCCCCCTCCAGGACCAATTGGGCCTGATGCGCCGGAAGATGGGCTGGAGTGCGATCAAGGGGCTGTTTGCCAGGAAATGAAGTTCGGAGTTCGTTGTTCGTAGAAACCCCATTGAATCTTAACCCCATTTTCATGATTCGTGGTGTTCCGCCCCGGATATGAAGTTTTCGTACGAAAATAAAGTTAAGAGTTCGGAGAAAGATCTTGTAAAGGATTTTACTGAAGACTAAAGACTGATGGCTGACCGCAACCTCTGAACCAACAGAAAGAGGATGTTAATCATGACGGAGCGTTTAAGGCGGACCTTGCTCTTTATCCCCGGCGGTAATGAGAAGGTCTTGAACAAAGGGCTGGGCCTGGAGGTAGACGGCCTGATCCTTGATCTGGAAGATTCCGTAGCCCCGGACAGGAAGACTTCGGCCAGAGAGGCCGTGGCCGAGGCCATAAGGGGCGCCGATTTCGGATGCAAGGAAAAGGTGGTGCGCATCAATGCCCTTTCAACCATGTATGGCCGGGAAGATATTGAAGGCGTTGTCCGGGGGAACCCGGATACTATCCTGGTGCCCAAAGTGGATAGGGCCGAGGATATAAAAGCCTATGACCGGTTGATCGCCGAGGTGGAAGAGAAAGAAGGCCTTGTTGCCGGTAACATAGGGCTGATTGCCTTGATTGAATCTCCCTGGGGGGTCATCAATATCGAATCTATTGCCCTGGCCTGTCCCAGGATGAGGGGCTTATTATTTGGTGCGGCCGATTTCACCCGTGAAACCCGGGGGAAGATCACGGCCGACCGCTTGGAACTCTTATACCCCATGATGCGTATTCTCCTGGCCGCTCGGATTGCCGGGATCGATGCCCTGGATACCCCTTACTTCGATATCAAGGATACGGAGGGACTGGAAAGGCATGCCCTGCAGGCTAAAGCCATGGGGTATGACGGGAAGGCCTTGATTCATCCCGGTCAGATCGAAGTGGTCAATCGAATTTTCACACCCACCCGGGAAGAGATAGATTATGCTCAAAGGGTGATCGAGGCCTTTCAG
This window encodes:
- a CDS encoding fumarate reductase iron-sulfur subunit, encoding MARDLTFHIFRYHPEDPQSYPHLETFHLEETVGMTLFIVLTRIREEQDPTLQFDFCCRAGMCGSCAILINGRPDLACHTKTMDLPEEITLLPLPVFNLVGDLSVDKGSWFRKMNERVESWIHRDGSFDPAALEERMDNRTAVEIYELERCIECGCCVAACGTANMRPDFLGAVALNRIARFMVDPRDQRKEQDYFEIVGTDEGIFGCMGLLGCEDICPKNLPLQDQLGLMRRKMGWSAIKGLFARK
- a CDS encoding CoA ester lyase — translated: MTERLRRTLLFIPGGNEKVLNKGLGLEVDGLILDLEDSVAPDRKTSAREAVAEAIRGADFGCKEKVVRINALSTMYGREDIEGVVRGNPDTILVPKVDRAEDIKAYDRLIAEVEEKEGLVAGNIGLIALIESPWGVINIESIALACPRMRGLLFGAADFTRETRGKITADRLELLYPMMRILLAARIAGIDALDTPYFDIKDTEGLERHALQAKAMGYDGKALIHPGQIEVVNRIFTPTREEIDYAQRVIEAFQAARREGKGVIQLDGKMVENLHVAMAERILKIAEQAGVGPV